One window of the Streptococcus parasanguinis ATCC 15912 genome contains the following:
- a CDS encoding hemolysin family protein codes for MEDPGSQEILLEFILLIVLTLLNAFFSATEMSMVSLNRSRVEQKAEEGDKKYIRLLSVLEQPNHFLSTIQVGITLITILSGASLADSLGHVIAGWMGNTKTALATGSFLSLAFLTYISIVFGELYPKRIAMNLKDELAVRTAPIVILLGKIVSPFVWLLSASTNLLSRITPMEFDDPDEKMTRDEIEYMLTNSEATLDADEIEMLQGIFSLDEMVAREVMVPRTDAFMVDINDDTKEIIESILKQNFSRIPVYDDDKDNVIGLIHTKRLLNEGFINGFDNIVLRKILQEPLFVPETIFVDDLLKELRNTQNQMAILLDEYGGMSGLVTLEDLLEEIVGEIDDETDKAEIDVFEIGDNTYVVQGAMSLNDFNEYFGVELESDDVDTIAGYYLTEVGRIPSLKERLSCEVDSQKKHLILTNDKVKNGRVTKVKVEISEIVEEDEETKSKED; via the coding sequence ATGGAAGACCCTGGCAGTCAGGAAATTTTACTGGAATTTATTTTATTGATTGTTTTGACATTGTTGAATGCCTTTTTCTCGGCGACTGAAATGTCAATGGTATCGTTGAATCGTTCTCGTGTAGAGCAAAAAGCTGAAGAAGGGGATAAAAAATATATTCGTCTTCTTAGCGTTTTGGAACAGCCCAACCATTTCTTATCCACTATTCAGGTGGGGATCACCTTGATTACCATCTTATCTGGGGCGAGTCTTGCGGATAGCCTTGGACATGTCATTGCTGGATGGATGGGCAATACCAAAACGGCTCTGGCAACTGGAAGCTTTTTATCTCTAGCATTTTTGACTTATATTTCGATCGTGTTTGGCGAACTCTATCCGAAACGAATCGCTATGAACTTGAAAGATGAGTTGGCTGTTCGAACAGCTCCGATTGTGATTCTATTAGGAAAAATTGTCAGCCCCTTTGTTTGGTTGCTTTCAGCGTCGACCAACCTTTTGAGCCGTATCACGCCAATGGAATTCGATGATCCGGATGAAAAGATGACGCGGGATGAAATCGAGTATATGCTGACCAATAGTGAAGCAACACTGGATGCTGACGAGATTGAGATGCTCCAAGGGATCTTTTCATTAGATGAAATGGTAGCGCGTGAAGTCATGGTCCCACGGACAGATGCCTTCATGGTTGATATCAATGATGATACCAAAGAAATTATTGAAAGTATCCTCAAGCAAAACTTTTCACGGATTCCTGTCTATGATGATGACAAGGACAATGTCATCGGCCTCATCCATACCAAACGTCTCTTGAACGAAGGATTTATCAATGGCTTTGATAATATTGTCTTAAGAAAGATTTTACAAGAACCTTTGTTTGTTCCAGAAACCATTTTTGTGGATGATCTTTTGAAGGAATTGCGTAATACGCAAAATCAAATGGCCATTCTGCTCGATGAATACGGTGGGATGTCTGGATTGGTTACCCTCGAAGACTTGTTGGAAGAAATCGTCGGTGAAATTGACGATGAGACTGACAAAGCTGAAATTGATGTTTTTGAAATTGGGGATAATACTTATGTCGTGCAAGGAGCTATGTCACTAAACGACTTTAATGAATACTTTGGCGTTGAGTTGGAAAGTGATGATGTGGATACTATTGCAGGGTATTATTTGACTGAAGTTGGGCGGATTCCATCCTTGAAAGAACGCCTCAGCTGTGAAGTCGATAGTCAAAAGAAACACTTGATCTTGACTAATGACAAGGTGAAAAACGGTCGTGTGACCAAGGTGAAAGTTGAAATTTCTGAAATCGTCGAAGAAGATGAAGAAACCAAATCAAAAGAAGATTAG